One stretch of Streptomyces agglomeratus DNA includes these proteins:
- a CDS encoding DUF2617 family protein, with protein MLTTLKTAYTDTRAADLAWALGREPLPALAVRDLQLNGAVLQLRLLGASHQVLLEEDEGSCSETVACMPGSSTPLPLGVAKRLGEWEYEFAARVETLTQGQFAGRAQELLALVADHPNGLAGTFPGSPHAFTAMLAQRYEGQVRWRTWHAYPQEGQLVVTRSRVGVRMPTAR; from the coding sequence ATGCTCACGACTCTCAAGACTGCCTACACCGACACGCGCGCCGCCGATCTCGCCTGGGCGCTGGGGCGGGAGCCGCTGCCGGCCCTGGCCGTGCGCGACCTCCAACTCAACGGCGCGGTCCTCCAGTTGAGGCTCCTCGGTGCCTCCCACCAAGTGCTCCTGGAGGAGGACGAAGGGTCCTGCTCAGAGACGGTCGCCTGTATGCCCGGCAGCAGTACGCCGCTGCCGCTGGGCGTGGCGAAGCGGCTCGGGGAATGGGAGTACGAATTCGCCGCCCGCGTCGAGACGCTCACCCAGGGCCAGTTCGCGGGGAGGGCCCAGGAACTCCTCGCACTGGTCGCCGACCATCCCAACGGCCTGGCCGGGACGTTCCCCGGCAGCCCGCACGCCTTCACGGCGATGCTGGCGCAACGGTACGAGGGGCAGGTGCGGTGGCGTACCTGGCACGCCTACCCGCAGGAGGGGCAGCTCGTCGTCACACGGTCAAGAGTCGGCGTACGTATGCCTACTGCCCGCTAG